The Bradyrhizobium ottawaense genome window below encodes:
- a CDS encoding flavin-containing monooxygenase codes for MLDKTKDLSACAQAWLDEFERALGRPDPATLDRLFLADSFWRDVLALSWNLQTIAGRETIAQALAALAPKAAPTNFKIAPNRAPPRWVTRAGSNTIEAIFTFETATGRGSGILRLIPDKTDGDRLKAWTLLTALDELKGFEEQLGTSRPRGQAYSRDFRGPNWLDLRNASRDYADRDPAALVVGGGQAGLAIAARLKQLKVDALIVDREMRIGDNWRKRYHALTLHNQVQVNHLPYMPFPPNWPVYIPKDKLANWFEAYVDAMELNFWAGTEFESGAYDEVEGHWTVTLRRADGSRRTMHPRHVIMATGVSGIANVPAIPTLDNFKGTLLHSSRYEDGETWTGKRAIVIGTGNSGHDIAQDLYSSGAEVTLVQRAATLVTNIEPSAQLAYATYNEGTLEDNDLIAASMPTPLAKKTHVMLTEQSKQLDKELLDGLSRVGFKLDFGEAGTGWQFKYLTRGGGYYFNVGCSNLIVEGAIKLRQFADIEGFVPEGARMKDGTLLPADLIVLSTGYKPQEYLVRKLFGEAIADRVGPIWGFGDGLELRNMYARTRQPGLWFIAGSLAQCRINSKYLALQIKAIEQGILGRL; via the coding sequence ATGCTCGACAAGACCAAGGATCTATCCGCGTGCGCCCAGGCCTGGCTCGATGAATTCGAGCGCGCGCTGGGCAGGCCCGATCCCGCCACGCTGGACCGCCTCTTCCTCGCCGACAGCTTCTGGCGCGACGTGCTGGCGCTGAGCTGGAACCTGCAAACGATCGCCGGCCGCGAGACGATTGCGCAAGCGCTGGCCGCGCTCGCGCCCAAGGCGGCACCGACCAACTTCAAGATCGCGCCGAACCGCGCGCCGCCGCGCTGGGTGACGCGTGCCGGTAGCAACACCATCGAAGCGATCTTCACGTTCGAAACCGCGACCGGCCGTGGCAGCGGCATCCTGCGGCTCATTCCCGACAAGACCGACGGCGACCGCCTGAAGGCCTGGACGCTGCTCACCGCGCTCGACGAGCTCAAGGGATTCGAGGAGCAACTCGGCACGTCGCGGCCGCGCGGCCAGGCCTATTCCCGCGATTTCCGCGGGCCGAACTGGCTGGATTTGCGCAACGCCTCGCGCGACTATGCCGATCGCGACCCTGCCGCGCTGGTGGTCGGCGGCGGCCAGGCCGGGCTCGCGATAGCAGCCCGGCTGAAGCAGTTGAAGGTCGACGCGCTGATCGTCGATCGCGAGATGCGGATCGGCGACAATTGGCGCAAGCGCTATCATGCGCTCACCCTGCACAACCAGGTGCAGGTCAATCACCTCCCCTACATGCCGTTTCCGCCGAACTGGCCGGTCTATATCCCCAAGGACAAGCTCGCCAACTGGTTCGAGGCTTACGTCGATGCGATGGAGCTGAACTTCTGGGCCGGCACCGAGTTCGAAAGCGGCGCCTATGATGAGGTCGAGGGCCACTGGACCGTCACGCTGCGCCGGGCCGACGGCAGCAGGCGCACCATGCATCCGCGCCACGTGATCATGGCGACCGGCGTCAGCGGCATCGCCAATGTTCCGGCCATTCCGACGCTCGACAATTTCAAGGGAACGCTGCTGCATTCCAGCCGCTATGAGGACGGCGAGACCTGGACAGGCAAGCGCGCGATCGTCATCGGCACCGGCAACAGCGGCCACGACATCGCGCAGGATCTGTATTCCAGCGGCGCCGAGGTGACGCTGGTGCAGCGCGCAGCCACGCTGGTCACCAATATCGAACCGTCGGCGCAGCTCGCTTATGCCACCTACAACGAAGGCACGCTCGAGGACAACGACCTGATCGCGGCCTCGATGCCGACGCCGCTGGCGAAGAAGACGCATGTGATGCTGACGGAGCAGTCGAAGCAGCTCGACAAGGAGCTGCTCGACGGCCTCTCGCGCGTCGGCTTCAAGCTCGACTTCGGCGAGGCCGGCACCGGCTGGCAGTTCAAATACCTCACCCGCGGGGGCGGCTATTATTTCAACGTCGGCTGCTCCAACCTGATCGTCGAGGGCGCGATCAAGCTCAGGCAGTTTGCCGACATCGAGGGCTTTGTACCCGAGGGGGCGCGGATGAAGGACGGCACGCTGCTTCCCGCCGATCTCATCGTGCTCTCCACCGGCTACAAGCCGCAGGAATATCTGGTGCGAAAGCTGTTTGGCGAGGCCATCGCCGACCGCGTCGGGCCGATCTGGGGCTTTGGCGATGGTCTTGAGCTGCGCAACATGTATGCGCGCACCAGGCAGCCCGGGCTCTGGTTCATCGCCGGCAGCCTCGCGCAGTGCCGGATCAACTCGAAATATCTCGCGCTGCAGATCAAGGCGATCGAGCAAGGGATTTTGGGGCGATTATAG
- a CDS encoding acyl-CoA synthetase: protein MIISGERRISYDEIQSRIRRAASGFRALGLAEAVPVAMMLRNDFALFEVVAASAALGSPVVPINWHLKAEEVRYILTDSGAKILVCHADLLPQIRDGVAPDVRLLVVATPPELAATFAIAPELTAVPPGLTDWERWRDGHTETQEPPRRAAAMIYTSGTTGMPKGVRRMPMQPEQAAASERVGAIAYGIKPRDNQIVLINGPMYHSAPHSYGMMAFRNGCTIVLQPRFDAEELLALIERHRVTHIHMVPTMFVRLLRLPETVRRRYDLSSLRFVVHGAAPCPPEVKKAMIDWWGPVINEYFGSTETGIPVWHSAEEALKKPGTVGRAIEGGIVRIFRDDGSACNANEVGEIYMRQTAVPDFDYHGKAQARAEAGRDGLVSVGDVGYLDEDGYLFLCDRKRDMVISGGVNIYPAEIENALIGMPGVRDCAVFGIPDPEYGERLCACIEPDTGDQLSAAAVQAFLRERLANFKVPKEIRFLDALPREATGKIFKRKLRDPYWTGRGPGGA, encoded by the coding sequence ATGATCATCAGCGGCGAGCGCCGGATCAGCTATGACGAGATCCAGTCACGCATCAGGCGGGCGGCAAGCGGATTCCGCGCCCTGGGCCTTGCCGAGGCCGTGCCGGTTGCGATGATGCTGCGCAACGACTTCGCCCTGTTCGAGGTGGTTGCGGCCTCCGCCGCCCTCGGCAGCCCGGTGGTGCCGATCAACTGGCATCTCAAGGCCGAGGAGGTCCGCTACATCCTGACCGACAGCGGCGCGAAGATCCTGGTCTGCCACGCCGACCTGCTGCCGCAGATTCGTGACGGCGTGGCGCCGGATGTCCGCCTTCTCGTCGTCGCGACGCCGCCCGAGCTGGCGGCGACCTTCGCCATTGCCCCGGAGCTGACCGCGGTCCCGCCCGGACTGACCGATTGGGAGCGCTGGCGCGACGGCCATACCGAAACCCAGGAACCGCCGCGCCGGGCCGCGGCAATGATCTACACCTCGGGCACGACCGGGATGCCGAAGGGCGTGCGGCGCATGCCGATGCAGCCCGAGCAGGCGGCCGCTTCCGAACGTGTCGGCGCGATCGCCTATGGCATCAAGCCGCGGGACAACCAAATCGTGCTGATCAACGGGCCGATGTATCACTCGGCGCCGCATTCCTACGGCATGATGGCGTTCCGCAACGGCTGCACCATCGTCCTCCAGCCGCGGTTCGATGCGGAGGAGCTGCTGGCACTGATCGAGCGTCACCGCGTGACGCACATCCACATGGTTCCGACGATGTTCGTGCGGCTGTTGCGGCTCCCCGAGACGGTCAGGCGGCGCTACGACCTGTCGTCGCTGCGCTTCGTCGTGCACGGGGCTGCGCCCTGCCCGCCCGAGGTGAAGAAGGCGATGATCGATTGGTGGGGGCCGGTCATCAACGAGTATTTCGGCTCGACCGAGACCGGGATCCCGGTGTGGCACTCTGCCGAGGAGGCGCTGAAGAAGCCCGGCACCGTCGGCCGCGCCATCGAAGGCGGCATCGTCAGGATCTTCCGCGACGACGGCAGCGCGTGCAACGCCAACGAGGTCGGCGAAATCTACATGCGCCAGACGGCGGTGCCCGATTTCGATTACCACGGCAAGGCGCAGGCGCGCGCCGAGGCGGGGCGCGACGGCCTCGTCAGCGTCGGCGACGTCGGCTATCTCGACGAGGACGGCTATCTGTTTCTGTGCGACCGCAAGCGCGACATGGTGATATCAGGCGGCGTCAACATCTATCCCGCCGAGATCGAGAACGCGCTGATCGGCATGCCCGGAGTGCGCGATTGCGCCGTGTTCGGCATTCCCGACCCGGAATATGGCGAGCGGCTATGTGCCTGCATCGAGCCCGACACCGGCGACCAGCTCTCCGCCGCCGCAGTGCAGGCTTTTCTGCGCGAGCGGCTGGCGAACTTCAAGGTGCCGAAGGAGATCCGGTTCCTGGATGCGCTGCCCCGGGAGGCGACCGGAAAGATCTTCAAACGCAAGCTGCGCGATCCCTATTGGACCGGCCGCGGTCCGGGCGGCGCTTAA